CAACAGTTATGGCATAAAACTTATCAGAACTAGACAATATGTCACAGAGGTACAAAGGCTTCCGATTGATAGAATAACATTAGTAACTTACATTTTACCAATCGAAACTTTGTAGTAACGTATTTAGTTTTAACGAGTTTTGTGCCGATCAGTTGATAGTATTATGTACAATTCGTAACTTAATTGCATTTGATTGTTTAACAACTGATTTAACAAGAATGTCTACAAATTCAATACATTTTTTGAAtcagaaagaaaaaattgtagtTTATAACAGATTTTGTGCCGAAAATGTAAAAGTACGTTTTCCATTGAGCACTGTAGATTGTCCTTCAACTACCGGACACATAAAATATGTTATTCGCCTGCACTTTATCAGTAATCGCTTGTAATGCTGAACTCTTATATTCTTTcattaaattgtaaaatatatattaattagcTTTACTAATCAAATCACATATATGTATTAATTAGCTTCGCAATTTGTTTGTTTTACTAGTAATGTTTTTTTATCATTCAGTTTGGAAACCTGCTTGTTGAGAACTATGCTTTATTTATAGTAAGTTTATTTAATGCAGCACGTTTTTACTATGTATGAATGTGCAAACTAAATTAGTAAATATTCTATACAATGTGACATCAgtctataaattatattttatttgtttattccaacattcaaaaatttttatttttgaaacaaaCTTTATAGGTGTTGAAGCTGGTGATTTTCCTTTTAAGCGGGAACGAATATTCCAGTATATGTATTGCCAACAAAAATCCGTGCAAATGGCGGCAATATTGCAATCAAATCAGTTTAGTAGCAACATATAGTGTCATGGCGCCAAAATCTTACACTACCTTTGTAAGAAGAATAAACGTTAAGTTACTTACTTTTATAATCCTTCttgtatttttgtaattatttttgcgtTGTGatgaagaatgaaaaatattacacaatatTTTGTGGATACAGTAAAATCTAGTGAAAGTACGGTATGTTCTAATGGTAACACGATAGAAGAAACGAAATCTAAAAAAGGTTCGAAAGAAAAGTCTAATCGTGTTAAAAGCAAAATAACGCGAATAAATACAAGAAAAAGAATATGTGATATTATAGAAAGTAATGATGATATAATTGATAAAACACCTGATTTATTTACCAAGGTAAAAGACAAAGATAAAAATTCACATGAAATACCTAAAAGTTCTTCTTCATCAAAATTATCATCACAGAAATTACAAAATCAAGACGTAGATTATTTATCATTAGAAATAAAAGATGCCTTTAAGAATAAACTCacaaatcgaaataaaaaacaaaattttcaaaattccttAAGCAATATTGAAAACTATAAGGCAGAattgagaaatgaaaaagatatGGACAATGATATAAGCTTAAAtagtgtatttaaaaataataatgatattgACATTATAGACTTACAAAATACTGACTCTAGTGACACAAATGAATACTATCATGAGGAATCAAATGCTTTTCAAATTATTATGAGTCGTAATAAACCAATGCAATcaccaacaaaatttctttctcaaaCTGAGGAAACAAATACTACAAATTCTGAAGAATATAGAGAAAAATTAAAACGTTCTAAAGAAAGACTAATAGCTTTAGCAGATAAAAAAGGATATTCTAAAAGGAAATTGTTACAGATAGAGGAAGGTGAAAAAATGGAACGAATTATCCAAAATCGTATAAAAACTtttaaaagagaagaaaaaaaagataatgTAGGCACATCTGTTTTAAATCAAAAACAACCACATGGCAATTTATTGGATTACTTTAGGTAacattagtattttttttttaataaaataaaaaaataaaaaactaataatatctttgtattctgttttattttatttgtgatAGCAAAACACCTGTAGATTTAGTACAGACAAGTATATCAAATATGTCCACTATCGTAGTCAAGGCTGATGTACATATGGCAGAAAATTCTATTAAACATTGTGTGTACAGTTCAAATTCGGACAATAAAATAagactaaataaaaaaaatatatcagaTTTGAATTTGTCTCAAATAGATAATATTAATATCATAGGATCGGAAAATATTAGTACATTATATAAAAAGAGAAACCATAATCAACAACAGCACAGCAATGAACGCAGATGGTCCTTACGTGTTAAACTTCAAAGTTATGAGGATGAAAATTCTTCCTCaggtaatttataatttaataattatagtaA
This window of the Ptiloglossa arizonensis isolate GNS036 chromosome 5, iyPtiAriz1_principal, whole genome shotgun sequence genome carries:
- the LOC143147600 gene encoding uncharacterized protein LOC143147600 isoform X2 encodes the protein MSTNSIHFLNQKEKIVVYNRFCAENVKVLKLVIFLLSGNEYSSICIANKNPCKWRQYCNQISLVATYSVMAPKSYTTFVRRINVKLLTFIILLVFL
- the LOC143147600 gene encoding uncharacterized protein LOC143147600 isoform X1, whose translation is MSTNSIHFLNQKEKIVVYNRFCAENVKFGNLLVENYALFIVLKLVIFLLSGNEYSSICIANKNPCKWRQYCNQISLVATYSVMAPKSYTTFVRRINVKLLTFIILLVFL